A section of the Schistosoma haematobium chromosome ZW, whole genome shotgun sequence genome encodes:
- a CDS encoding hypothetical protein (EggNog:ENOG410V6QK~COG:T), translating to MMVVPISKSDLYLAGRLVNGETYSKSVFSSDSTDNLHCDSPASDLYVSSNNMKHCPNSMLCMYRSPSKCSKNSQSFMHSFQKDGKFPKPENSTAETCATLIDRNKVAECETDGICSSDSVEIITFNPSPILSTSKITHLSSSSPSPTNDTKAAETIPTVSQTLKYSHLSNRAYPFGKDCRFVFYNSDSDEEDAYNLSAPCQTITLLIKARQAHKDMWTKRADRINRFLACRPCREDLISKNIIPSTTLEARTELRIDIEASLERRLNQRPTTDELKQKNILHVDTEEVRNKIKEERKQILTRK from the exons ATGATGGTTGTGCCCATATCTAAATCAGATTTGTATTTGGCAGGACGTCTTGTGAACGGTGAGACATATTCTAAGTCTGTATTTTCATCAGATTCTACGGACAATCTCCATTGCGACTCACCAGCTTCGGATCTTTACGTTTCctccaataatatgaaacattgTCCAAACTCAATGTTGTGTATGTACAGATCTCCCAGTAAATGCTCAAAAAACTCACAATCTTTCATGCATTCTTTTCAAAAGGATGGTAAATTCCCAAAACCTGAAAATTCTACCGCTGAAACGTGCGCGACTCTTATTGATCGTAATAAAGTGGCTGAATGTGAAACTGATGGTATTTGTTCTTCGGATTCGGTTGAAATTATTACATTCAATCCTTCACCAATCTTGTCAACTTCAAAAATTACTCATTTATCATCGTCATCACCAAGTCCAACCAACGATACTAAAGCAGCTGAGACCATACCTACTGTTAGTCAGACATTGAAATACTCACATTTATCTAACCGTGCTTATCCTTTTGGCAAAGATTGTCGTTTTGTTTTTTACAATTCTGATAGTGATGAAGAAGATGCTTACAATTTATCTGCACCTTGCCAAACTATCACTTTACTTATCAAGGCTCGTCAAGCGCATAAAGATATGTGGACAAAGCGAGCTGATCGCATCAATCGCTTTTTAGCCTGTAGACCTTGTCGTGAAGACCTGATATCTAAAAATATAATTCCCAGTACCACTTTAGAAGCACGTACTGAACTGCGGATTGATATTGAAGCGTCACTTGAGCGTCGACTTAATCAGCGTCCTACAACTGATGAATTGAAACAGAAAAACATCCTTCATG TGGACACCGAAGAGGTGCGTAATAAGATTAAAGAAGAACGAAAGCAAATTTTAACTCGCAAG